In the Malus domestica chromosome 16, GDT2T_hap1 genome, one interval contains:
- the LOC139192761 gene encoding uncharacterized protein, whose product MTSSTSSPTDPAVFAPNLAPMNPNLASVPPYPSISSISIQNISCMVPTKLKRDNYLVWKALFAPIFRRYKLTYEKDQNILIWLNSTLSEDLIPFTVGVQSSRELWLTLEQRFGGVSAAHIHQLRSHLHSVQKGDLPISEYIQLIKNISDALMAAGAPVSKSDLIAITLQGLSDDYESFIDSIMLRISSTSLDELYGLLINNELFMNRKKKSVISEPFQAYAAHSSQPPLLPTP is encoded by the exons atgacttcatcaacttctTCTCCAACGGATCCTGCAGTTTTTGCCCCAAATTTGGCCCCGATGAACCCTAATTTGGCTTCGGTTCCTCCTTATCCCTCAATTTCTTCCATTTCCATTCAGAATATTAGCTGTATGGTTCCTACAAAGCTCAAACGCGATAATTACCTTGTTTGGAAGGCTTTATTTGCTCCAATCTTTCGTCGGTATAAGCTTACC TATGAAAAGGATCAAAATATTCTTATTTGGTTGAATTCTACGCTTTCGGAAGATCTTATTCCTTTCACAGTTGGTGTCCAATCCTCTCGAGAACTTTGGCTCACTCTTGAACAACGCTTTGGAGGCGTCTCAGCTGCTCATATTCACCAGCTTCGTTCTCACCTTCACTCTGTTCAGAAGGGTGATCTACCTATTTCAGAGTACATTCAACTCATCAAGAACATTTCTGATGCACTGATGGCCGCTGGTGCTCCAGTTTCTAAAAGCGATCTGATTGCAATCACACTACAAGGTCTTTCTGATGATTATGAGTCTTTCATCGACTCGATTATGCTCCGCATCTCGTCCACCTCTTTGGATGAACTCTATGGATTGTTGATTAACAATGAGCTCTTTATGAATCGCAAAAAGAAGTCTGTTATTTCTGAACCATTTCAGGCTTATGCAGCTCACTCTTCTCAGCCTCCTCTTCTTCCTACACCATAG